From Clostridia bacterium, a single genomic window includes:
- the ileS gene encoding isoleucine--tRNA ligase: protein MDYGKTLNLPKTKFPMRANLPKREPEFVEFWDKNDIYGKSVQKNEGKEKFILHDGPPYANGDIHLGHTLNKILKDIIIKYKTMTGYDSPYIPGWDTHGLPIELQAIKNLDIDRKEISPVEFRKKCKDYALKYMDNQREQFKRLGVRGDWDNPYLTLKPEFEAKQIEVFGEMAKKGYIYKGLKPVYWCPKCETALAEAEIEYDDHETDSIYVKFKVEDDKGLFSDVVSSLDNVYVIIWTTTTWTLPANLAICLGPSFEYSLIETGGEVYLLATELIEHVAKVAGLEEWKVLKKFDGGQLEGIKTKHPFIDRFSPIILGNHVTLEQGTGCVHTAPGHGQEDFEIGMKYGLEVLNPVDDRGYMTEKAGSLQGLYYEESNGVILDQLKKSGALLAITSLTHSYPHCWRCKDPVIFRATEQWFASIDGFRDKAIQAIDSVKWVPAWGQERITNMVKDRYDWCISRQRIWGVPIPIFYCKKCGKELINDQTIKAVSELFGREGSDAWFIYSAEDILPDDIKCECGCDQFEKETDTMDVWFDSGSTHTAVLETTPGQRWPADMYLEGNDQYRGWFQSSLLTSVATRGVAPYKIVLTHGFVVDGQGKKMSKSLGNGIDPLDVIEKYGADILRLWVVSADYRSDMRVSQQILKQLSEVYRKIRNTCRFLLGNLNDFDPDKDRVEYDEMLEIDKWALMKLNSLIDRVTDAYDNYEYHVLYHSIHNFCVVDMSNFYLDIIKDRLYTFKSLSKERRAAQTAMYDILVSLVKLIAPVLTFTSEEIWQHMPKSKDQSDISVQLADWPKSQDKYIDSELEKKWDNIIKVRDEVSKALEKARNQKVIGHSLNAKVDIYADGEVYEFLGKIKDHLNTIFIVSEVDLHQYAQVDRDGLFVSDEIKNFEVGVSQATGKKCERCWNFDGSVGKDDQYPDICERCIQNIK from the coding sequence TCCCTGGGTGGGATACACATGGCTTACCTATTGAATTGCAGGCGATAAAAAACTTAGATATCGACAGGAAAGAAATAAGCCCGGTAGAGTTCAGGAAAAAGTGTAAAGATTATGCGCTCAAATATATGGACAATCAAAGAGAGCAGTTCAAAAGATTGGGTGTGAGAGGGGATTGGGATAACCCTTATTTGACTTTAAAACCCGAGTTTGAAGCTAAACAAATTGAAGTCTTTGGAGAAATGGCCAAAAAAGGGTATATATACAAAGGCTTAAAGCCGGTATATTGGTGTCCCAAGTGTGAGACAGCACTTGCAGAGGCAGAGATAGAATACGATGATCATGAGACTGATTCTATTTATGTTAAATTTAAGGTAGAAGATGACAAGGGGCTGTTCAGTGATGTTGTAAGTTCATTAGATAATGTATATGTTATTATATGGACTACCACTACTTGGACATTGCCGGCAAATCTTGCTATATGTTTAGGACCTAGCTTTGAGTATAGTTTGATAGAAACTGGTGGAGAAGTGTATTTGTTGGCTACTGAATTGATAGAGCATGTTGCAAAAGTAGCCGGGTTGGAAGAATGGAAAGTTTTGAAGAAATTTGACGGTGGGCAGTTGGAAGGAATAAAAACAAAGCATCCTTTTATTGATAGATTTTCACCTATAATATTAGGAAATCATGTAACATTGGAACAAGGAACAGGCTGTGTTCATACTGCTCCTGGTCATGGACAAGAAGACTTTGAGATAGGTATGAAGTATGGATTGGAAGTTCTTAACCCTGTAGATGATAGAGGTTATATGACTGAAAAGGCCGGCAGTCTGCAAGGACTTTATTATGAAGAGTCAAACGGTGTGATACTTGACCAACTTAAAAAGTCTGGAGCGCTGCTTGCAATAACATCCTTGACCCACTCATATCCCCATTGTTGGAGATGCAAGGATCCGGTTATTTTCAGGGCTACTGAACAGTGGTTTGCATCTATAGATGGATTCAGGGATAAAGCTATTCAAGCAATAGATAGTGTGAAATGGGTGCCTGCATGGGGCCAGGAGAGAATAACCAACATGGTAAAGGATAGATATGACTGGTGTATCTCTAGACAGAGAATTTGGGGAGTTCCGATACCTATCTTTTATTGCAAAAAATGTGGGAAAGAACTAATCAATGACCAAACTATAAAAGCTGTATCTGAACTTTTCGGAAGGGAAGGTTCGGATGCATGGTTTATTTATTCTGCTGAGGATATTCTGCCTGATGATATAAAATGTGAATGTGGCTGCGATCAATTTGAGAAAGAGACTGACACCATGGATGTATGGTTTGACTCAGGCTCTACTCACACTGCTGTTCTTGAGACTACACCAGGTCAGAGATGGCCGGCGGATATGTATCTTGAAGGTAATGATCAGTACAGAGGTTGGTTCCAGTCTTCGCTATTGACATCTGTTGCTACCAGAGGGGTAGCGCCGTATAAGATTGTATTGACCCATGGATTTGTCGTAGACGGGCAAGGGAAAAAAATGTCCAAATCATTAGGCAATGGTATAGACCCATTAGATGTCATTGAAAAATATGGTGCTGATATTTTAAGATTATGGGTGGTTTCAGCGGATTATAGGTCTGATATGCGTGTTTCTCAGCAGATATTGAAGCAATTGTCAGAGGTATATAGAAAGATCAGAAATACTTGCAGATTTTTGCTTGGAAATTTGAATGATTTTGATCCTGACAAGGACAGAGTAGAATATGATGAAATGCTTGAGATAGATAAATGGGCATTGATGAAATTGAACAGTTTGATAGATAGAGTAACTGATGCATATGACAATTATGAATATCATGTTTTATATCACTCTATTCATAATTTCTGTGTGGTAGATATGAGCAACTTTTATCTGGACATAATTAAAGATAGATTATATACATTTAAATCTTTATCCAAGGAGAGAAGAGCGGCTCAGACTGCCATGTATGATATCCTTGTTTCACTGGTAAAATTAATTGCACCTGTGCTTACTTTTACCAGCGAAGAAATATGGCAGCATATGCCCAAGAGCAAAGACCAAAGCGATATAAGTGTTCAGCTTGCAGATTGGCCAAAATCCCAAGACAAATATATAGACTCAGAGCTTGAAAAGAAATGGGACAATATTATCAAAGTGAGAGATGAAGTATCCAAGGCTCTTGAAAAGGCTAGAAACCAAAAAGTTATTGGGCACTCTCTGAATGCTAAGGTGGATATATACGCAGATGGAGAAGTTTATGAGTTTTTAGGAAAGATAAAAGACCATTTAAATACTATATTCATAGTATCGGAAGTAGATTTACACCAGTATGCACAAGTTGACCGGGATGGATTGTTTGTCAGCGATGAGATTAAAAACTTCGAGGTGGGAGTAAGTCAGGCTACAGGTAAGAAATGTGAAAGGTGCTGGAATTTTGACGGATCCGTAGGGAAGGACGATCAATATCCTGATATCTGCGAAAGGTGTATACAGAACATAAAATAA
- a CDS encoding TraR/DksA C4-type zinc finger protein, with amino-acid sequence MDQKRLNYLKGILEEELENKERLVSSMEKNFPKTSLKEEFGELSSYDNHPADLASETTVVEENHALKDSEKRQIKEINDALLKLEKGNYGICEICGGEIFFERLKEIPETRLCLQCEHDRQDNPSLKKQVRPVEEEVIAHPFGRSFRDNTQETGFDGEDAWQELQRYGSSSGPQDLSGEEGYDETYIDSEEDVGIVEKVEKYRSDRDK; translated from the coding sequence ATGGACCAAAAGAGATTAAATTATTTAAAAGGAATACTTGAAGAAGAGCTGGAAAACAAAGAAAGGCTAGTTTCGTCCATGGAAAAGAATTTTCCTAAAACATCTTTAAAAGAGGAGTTTGGAGAATTATCAAGCTATGATAATCATCCTGCCGACTTAGCATCAGAAACTACAGTGGTGGAAGAAAATCATGCTTTAAAGGATAGTGAAAAAAGACAGATAAAAGAAATTAATGATGCATTATTGAAGTTAGAAAAAGGTAATTACGGTATATGTGAAATATGTGGAGGAGAGATATTCTTTGAAAGACTGAAGGAAATACCGGAAACCAGGCTATGTTTACAATGTGAGCATGATAGGCAGGATAACCCGAGCTTGAAGAAACAGGTCAGGCCTGTGGAAGAGGAGGTAATAGCACACCCATTCGGCAGAAGTTTTAGGGATAATACACAAGAAACAGGATTTGATGGAGAGGATGCTTGGCAGGAGCTTCAGAGATACGGCAGCTCAAGTGGACCTCAAGATTTATCAGGAGAAGAAGGTTATGATGAGACTTATATTGATAGTGAGGAAGATGTAGGTATAGTGGAAAAGGTAGAAAAATACCGAAGCGATAGAGATAAGTAG
- a CDS encoding RluA family pseudouridine synthase, with the protein MEDRKFVVDGADQGKRIDVYLSDKNQDLSRSYIKNLINKNRVEVKGTNNVKPNYKIKQGDIITIAPEQLQEPKISAEKVPIDIVYEDDYLMVINKHQGMVVHPAPGNYSGTLVNSLLGYCKNLSSISGKIRPGIVHRLDKDTSGVLVVAKTDQVHIELAKQIKSRKALRKYTALVYGNIKEEKGTIDLPIARNPKNRKKMAIATEGGRCAVTHFKVEQRYGNYTLIEARLETGRTHQIRVHMSHIGHPVVGDPVYGPKKNEFNLTGQLLHAKLLGFYHPITGEYVEFTVELPEYFKEIILFLQQKVTKKQ; encoded by the coding sequence TTGGAGGATAGAAAATTTGTTGTTGATGGAGCAGATCAAGGTAAGAGAATAGATGTTTATCTTTCAGATAAAAATCAGGATTTATCCAGGTCGTATATAAAAAACTTAATAAATAAAAATCGAGTAGAGGTTAAAGGAACAAACAATGTAAAGCCTAACTATAAAATAAAACAGGGAGATATAATAACAATAGCACCTGAACAATTGCAAGAGCCGAAGATATCAGCGGAGAAAGTTCCAATTGATATCGTGTATGAGGATGATTATTTGATGGTAATAAACAAACACCAGGGAATGGTGGTACATCCCGCTCCGGGAAATTATTCAGGCACCTTAGTAAATTCACTTTTGGGTTATTGTAAGAACTTATCGAGCATAAGCGGTAAGATAAGACCAGGGATAGTACATAGGTTGGACAAGGACACGTCAGGAGTGCTGGTAGTTGCCAAAACCGATCAGGTACATATAGAGCTTGCAAAGCAGATAAAATCTCGAAAAGCATTGAGAAAATATACAGCATTAGTTTATGGCAATATAAAAGAAGAAAAGGGAACAATAGATCTTCCGATAGCAAGAAATCCAAAAAACAGGAAAAAGATGGCGATAGCTACTGAAGGAGGAAGATGTGCGGTAACCCATTTCAAGGTTGAACAAAGGTATGGCAATTATACTTTGATAGAGGCCAGGTTGGAGACAGGCAGGACTCATCAGATAAGAGTGCATATGTCTCATATCGGTCATCCTGTTGTAGGAGATCCGGTTTACGGGCCTAAAAAAAATGAGTTTAATTTAACAGGCCAGCTATTACATGCTAAACTGCTAGGATTTTATCATCCTATTACCGGAGAATATGTGGAATTTACTGTTGAAT
- a CDS encoding DUF5665 domain-containing protein, whose product MIYEDDIFGRKKKELLEVIERRMDELSQDIEKMKIAEYVEILNDMKRLLYINFVAGLARGIGMAIGFTVLGAVVLYSLSRLALLNLPIIGDFIAEIVKIVQDSLY is encoded by the coding sequence ATGATATATGAGGATGATATATTTGGACGAAAAAAAAAAGAATTGTTAGAAGTGATTGAGCGAAGAATGGATGAATTATCTCAAGATATTGAAAAGATGAAGATCGCAGAATATGTAGAAATACTTAACGATATGAAAAGACTGCTATATATAAATTTTGTAGCAGGATTGGCAAGAGGCATCGGTATGGCGATAGGATTTACAGTGCTGGGCGCAGTAGTATTGTATTCGTTGAGCAGATTGGCATTGCTGAACTTACCTATAATAGGGGACTTTATTGCAGAAATAGTAAAGATTGTACAGGATTCACTATATTAG
- the lspA gene encoding signal peptidase II gives MLFLIIFLIIIADQVSKYYVLTDLKKCNTIPIVKDVFHLTYVENRGAAFGVLQNKRWFFIVTTLIVSGIIVYYLFTLPKEKVLLKISLSLILGGAIGNLIDRIRLGFVVDFLDFRLINYPVFNIADTAVVTGTILLALIILFGKNFKTA, from the coding sequence GTGTTATTCTTAATTATATTTTTAATAATAATAGCTGATCAAGTCTCTAAGTACTATGTATTAACTGATTTGAAAAAGTGTAATACCATACCTATTGTAAAAGATGTATTTCATCTAACATATGTGGAAAATAGAGGTGCAGCATTTGGAGTATTGCAAAATAAAAGGTGGTTTTTTATTGTAACTACTCTGATAGTGAGTGGGATAATTGTGTATTATTTGTTTACCCTTCCTAAAGAAAAGGTACTGTTGAAAATAAGCCTTTCGTTGATATTAGGGGGAGCGATTGGAAATTTGATAGATAGGATAAGGCTAGGGTTTGTTGTGGATTTTCTGGACTTTAGATTGATAAATTATCCTGTGTTTAATATTGCTGATACTGCAGTGGTAACAGGGACTATATTATTAGCTCTAATCATACTGTTCGGGAAGAATTTTAAGACCGCTTGA